The following coding sequences are from one Luteitalea sp. window:
- a CDS encoding nuclear transport factor 2 family protein, with amino-acid sequence SDGKPGSGRYTDVWAKRDGEWLAVSAHVTRLP; translated from the coding sequence TATCGGACGGAAAGCCTGGATCCGGCCGCTATACGGACGTGTGGGCCAAACGGGATGGCGAGTGGCTTGCCGTGTCAGCGCACGTCACGCGCCTGCCTTGA